From a region of the Cenarchaeum symbiont of Oopsacas minuta genome:
- a CDS encoding myo-inositol-1-phosphate synthase (INO1), which yields MGGKIKVGLVGIGNCFSGLIQGIEYYVQNPSQNITGIIHEKLRDYGIHDIEFVCGFDVGENKIGKDINEAIYEKPNMVNWIPKESMPKAKAIVYEGPAEDGVGIWVENRVNPIKSGKTKDELKKQAIKVLQDSGTEILVSYLPVGSERATQFWAQICLDIKIAFVNCIPSFIASEGSWGKKFEDAGVPVIGDDIKGQVGATIVHRTLARLCNDRGAKIERTYQLNVGGNTDFLNMKEQERLASKRISKTESVQSQLDEPLPDDSIYVGPSDFIPFLGNTKLMFMRIEGRQWANIPYNMEVRLDVDDKANSAGIVVDAIRLAKIALDDGIGGPIHPACSYLMKHPPRQTTDVDARIMCEKFAAG from the coding sequence ATGGGTGGAAAGATAAAGGTGGGACTAGTTGGAATAGGCAACTGTTTTTCAGGTCTCATTCAGGGAATAGAATACTATGTACAAAACCCTTCTCAAAATATAACAGGAATCATACATGAAAAACTACGTGATTACGGAATACATGATATCGAGTTTGTTTGTGGTTTTGATGTTGGAGAAAATAAGATTGGAAAGGATATCAATGAGGCCATATACGAAAAACCAAACATGGTAAATTGGATACCCAAAGAATCCATGCCAAAAGCTAAAGCAATAGTATACGAGGGTCCTGCCGAAGATGGAGTTGGAATATGGGTTGAAAATAGAGTAAATCCGATAAAGAGTGGTAAAACAAAAGACGAGTTAAAAAAACAAGCCATCAAAGTTTTGCAGGATTCAGGAACTGAGATTCTAGTATCATATCTTCCTGTTGGTTCTGAAAGAGCCACACAGTTTTGGGCGCAAATATGTCTTGATATAAAGATCGCATTTGTAAATTGTATTCCTTCTTTCATAGCATCTGAAGGGTCATGGGGTAAAAAATTTGAAGACGCTGGCGTTCCTGTTATAGGAGACGACATAAAAGGTCAAGTTGGAGCCACAATTGTACATCGAACTTTGGCTAGACTCTGTAATGACCGCGGTGCAAAGATAGAACGTACGTATCAGCTAAATGTTGGAGGAAACACAGACTTTTTGAACATGAAAGAGCAAGAAAGACTTGCAAGCAAGCGAATATCAAAAACAGAGAGTGTACAAAGTCAGCTTGATGAACCACTTCCAGACGACAGCATTTATGTTGGACCATCTGACTTTATACCGTTCTTAGGAAATACAAAACTAATGTTTATGCGAATTGAAGGGCGTCAGTGGGCAAATATTCCATACAATATGGAAGTTCGACTTGATGTTGATGACAAGGCAAATTCTGCAGGTATAGTTGTTGATGCAATACGTCTTGCAAAGATTGCACTAGATGATGGTATTGGAGGTCCCATACACCCAGCGTGTTCATATCTTATGAAACATCCTCCAAGACAGACTACAGATGTTGATGCGCGCATAATGTGTGAAAAATTTGCCGCAGGTTAA